In the genome of Brachypodium distachyon strain Bd21 chromosome 3, Brachypodium_distachyon_v3.0, whole genome shotgun sequence, the window TACACAGAGCCAAGTATGAAACACAAGATTTTTTGAAGCCAAGCTTGCGCATTACCTCAAAGTCTGGCTTCGAATCTAATTCTGGGAAGAGTTCAGATAGCAGTTTCTCTAGCACTTCAAGGAATCATGCCTCTGTAAGTGCTTGTGCTAAAGCTTAGATGGTACAGTTGTAGAGGTTTATGTTGCTTTTTATTTTACATGCTGAAAAGATTGCTGCATAGGTATTGCAATGGAACATATTTTATTGAGGCTGCATAATTTTTATGAACCAAACAGTCAACCTTACTTTTGCATATGGTCGCAGGAAGATTCAAGAGAATTTTTGGGACAGCTCAACATTACAGTGGTAAAAGGCACCCAGTTGGCTGTCAGAGATATGCTAACAAGTGATCCTTATGTGGTTTTAACACTTGGAGAGCAGGTGAAGTTTCATTTCATATATTACATAGATAAGCAATCTATGTTTGACATACTGACCTACTCTTGTAACATTCGATTATTGTTCTAACTAAATGCAGAAGGCTCAAACAACGATTAAACCGAGTGACCTGAACCCGGTATGGAATGAGGTGCTTAACCTATCAGTTCCTCGAAATTATGGACCTTTAAAACTTGTAAGTTTGATCGTAACTATTTATGCTCTGGAAATTCTTTTGCCGTGATTTCAGTTATATATAAACATAGTTGAAGAACTGCTAATCCAGTTAATTGTCATTACTCAAATAATGCCAAAATTCAAGAAAGTGCCATAAACAGTTAGCTTGATCACACTAGTCCCAGATTCAAGTGAATAAGTGCAACATAGTTTGTCGAGAAGTGTGACTTGCATCAGTATCAGCTATGGCCAGGTGCCCTGATGTATCCCGCTGATGAAACGACTACTATAGAAAGAGATGATTCAATGAAGAGCATTTTATGAATATAATCATTTTATTGAATTTTCTGTGTAGTGGCACCAAGACCCCATTCAGACGGGAAATCTTACTTGCAATGGAATTTTCTGCGTAGTGGCACATGTTGAAAAGACTATAATGTTAACCTTGTAATGCTTGACAGCCATTTATGTGTAAAGTAATAGTTCACCTAATTACACAAAtaagggagagaaagaagtCTTTTCACAAAGCAAGCAAGATAATGCTTCTGCTACTCCATGCAAATAACATACAATCTCTGTATTTCCAGGAAGTGTATGACCACGACACTTTCTCTGCTGATGACATCATGGGGGAAGCAGAGATAGATCTCCAACCAATGATCACAGCTGCCATGGCCTTTGGAGATCCTTCGCGTCGCAGCGACATGCAAATTGGAAGGTGGTTCATGACCAAAGACAATGCTCTGTTGAGTGATAGCATTGTCAATGTTGTGTCGGGAAAGGTTAAACAGGAAGTGCACCTAAAGCTGCAGAATGTAGAGTCAGGCGACATGGAGTTAGAACTGGAATGGGTTCGTCTAGATTAATAAACCTCACTGTATCCCTGTTAAGTTTACTAAAAAAACCACcattttttgtaatttatgcTGGACGGTTtcaaaagttcaaaccctGTCTGCCTACTGAAGCTTAGCTTTTCCTCATGGTTGAAATTTGTAAACTGAAGATTGTACAATGCCTTGGTGTAATTTGTCGGATATACTCATGAAGGCTGTGGTTGTTCTTTAGAGAGTTTGCTTATGCCATGTGAGTACCCGAGTACTCCATGTACCTCAGTCGGCTGTATCTTTACCGGAAAAAACTCAGCTTGTTGCATGGCTCCATTTAAACGAGACATGAGACATCTATTTTGCAGAGATGGAGATAAAACTCTTGATTTACTAGTGCTAATGTCACAGATGCTTAAATACCTCTGGTTTAATTGTCCCCCTTTGGCCCTATGAGTTCCTCTTTGCCTGTTGGTTAACATATAAAACTTGAATTCTGCACATGCATCCACATCTGTTGTTTTGGCAGAGGTGATCTAGCATTCTAGCTCCTCTCCAGGCCGAGCACCCCCACGGCGGAGCCAACGGAGGCGAAGGCGCAGACGAGCAAGCAGGTGGCGCTGAAGGCCTGGAGGGCGAACCACCGCCCTGTCCACGGCGCCACGTTCGCCTGCGCGAGGTACATCTGCACGGGGAAGTAGATGTCCAGCGGCCAGGTGGTGAATGCGCCGATCAGCCCCACCACCTGGTTGAAGTACGGGAACCACACGGCcatcgccgtggccgccgccacgtACGCCGTCCGGAAGCCCAGCCTGAACAAGTTTACACGACGCCGGCCGccgagcagcggcagctcaACGTCGACGGCGTAGGCGTCCCCGCCGAAGCGCCGCTCCACGAGCGCGAACACCGGCTGCGTGTACACCTGAAAGAACACACATCCTGTAACTTTCTTGTCGCGTCAGGCCGGTCAGGTTGCGCATgcactgatttttttttttctgagggCCGGCGTTTATCTGCGCGTGCGTGCCTGGTAgccgccgaggaggtggaggacgacgCAGAGGTTGGCGAGGCCGACGAGCCAGTGGTGGTCGCTGAAGCCGGTGAGGAGGTTCCCCGGGGTGTCGTCGCCGAAGGCCGCGTAGCCGAAGCACCCGCAGCCGAGGTAGAAGAAGGTGGTGATCGCGATGCTGGCCCTCGACGCCGTCTTCATCGTCTCGCtctccgacggcggcgacctcaaCGTGTCCTTCACACACACGCATTTTCTCAGCTCACATGAATTGAATGAATGAACACAGCAGAAAATTGGTTACGCGTTGCATTGTGTATGACACGTAGCGTACATACCTGTATTACTGGCAGAACCAAGGAGTAAGGATAGGCGAACGCGATGTCGCCGATGGCCTGGGCGACGCGCCACACCTTCTGCGTCGGGGATGCCAAGGGAATGCCTCCGATTTCGCCCTTGATCCCTCCATTTTCTACGTGAGAGTTAACCGTCACATGCCTTCGCCGTAGGGATTAAATCATCCGGATGCTTTTTCTGTGTTGTGCTGTATATTACCGATCACCTTGGCAGCGCCGAGGCTGAAACCGATGAAGGAGTAGGAGAAGGACATGACGGCGGCGATGACGGAGAGCCATGCCATGTTGTGGAAGTCCGGTATCTGCGACAGCACTGCCTGCGCGAGGCCGAAGAGGAATATGTAATAGCCATCTCcctcggcagcggcggagcaCGGCGGTGCGCCGCGGCCTTGCCTGTGGTAGCAGCTAGCTTTCTGAAACGCTCTGCGAAAGGGGAGATTGTTACAGGCATGGTTCTCGTTTTTTTAAATCGGCCGTTTGAGTGGTACTGAAACGGATCTCTttcaaccaaaatatttcgaGTAAATTTCAATGATATACACACAAATGTGCTCAAATTTTGCCTCGATAATCATTGGTCAAATGCTTATCTTAAGCAATCAAATAAGAGGTGACATACACTTAGTAGGATTTATTGGTGAGGCGAATGAAAGAGAACAAAAGGAGAATTGGGTTATCCGTAAATTTTGATTCTGCTATAGTTTGTATAAATACCTTCCAGagaaaatactactccctctgttcctaaataaaAGATGATCTAGCTTTGTTCCAAGTcaaatttaaagtttgatcaagtttgtagaaaaatcTTGCAACATCTATGATTCCATATTGGTTTTATTAATTTTGTCATGAACTCATGATATGTATCTTCGTAgtattagtatatttttctataaacttggtcaaatatGAAGACTCTTGATATTGtatatattaatatatttttctataaactttgACATGGTCAGAACAGAAcctcttatatttaggaacgaatGTATGTAATATAACTTTATTTTATTGTATGTATGTTGCACACACTCACAAATGTAATGGCTAAAGAGCAATATTTAAAGATTTGAGGATTTTTACGGTACTCTAGTACTCCTTAACTAGAGTCGGGAGTACCAAGTAAATCTGAACGTCCATTTTAGAGGGTACTTGAgtcattttcttttgctaaTTTATGAGCAATATTATGTTTATCTTAATCTTCTACTCTAACAAATTAACAATCTCTAGTATCCTCCGTAGCACACAACTGCCTTGCCCCTCATCGCCATGGACCGCCGGCGATCCTCCGCTGTAACGCATGCAACCCGTCCAATCTCATGCATCTGGACGTCGTGCCCCTCTTCTCCTTCACACACCACTGGAGAAGAGATGCTGTGCGCAAGTCTCCACCGCATCTCGGCCGCCGCATTCCACGTGCTGCCAACAATCTGATCCGTTCAAAGCTAGCTAGGGACCCTAACTAGATCATTTGATTAATCGTATACAGTACGTGTTTAATTAGCTGCATCGATGCATGGGCATGGAACAAATTTGCATGCTATAGACCTTATTAGCGATCGGTCGCATGTATATCCCACATCTTACTCTGTGCAATTGAATCGATCGAGTTCtataaaagaaacaaaattaattaGTCTGGGCTGGCTAGCTTGTTTTCATGGGTTGGTAGGGGGCGGCCCATTATCCTGCTGCACAGGGGCGCGCAGCTGTCGCGGGTGTTGTGGCCGAAGGATCGCGGCGCGCTGGATGTTAGCGAGGGCAGTTGCTGCTCCGTTTACCCTTCGTCCGTTTTGCCAGGGCGGCGGTCCAATCTACCGGCGGCGTGCTGGGTTAGGTCAACGTCAAATAcagtcttctttttttagcaCGGGAGAGAGCAAATATCCTCGTGAGATTACTATTTTGTCCTCCAAACGGAGGTACTCCTATAATTTCTGAGTCCGTACTTCTCAAATTAACCGTGGAGTGTTAAGTTATACCGGTCGTTGGATCAGCACAAATAAACGGTTTATATTAAATCCAGAGTACCATAAAAAAGCTCAAAAATTTATAGTGCTTTCTGTAAATATGATAGAAGTTTATCACAGAGAGCACCTTTGTAGACGTGTTAAATGCtccgaaaaagaaaaagaaaaacaaagtcaTAGTGCACGCAAGGCTCACCTCATACTAGTGGCTGAGGCGAGAGTGTACACCACGGCGCTCCCAAACAAGctgaagccaaggaagaatcCGCAGAACATCTGGCTCTTCTTGCCTGCAGTTAAATTGCAAACGTACGCCAGTGGCATCCAGGGTCAGCGACAATGATGTAAAAGCACATCTGGATCTTAAATTACTGCAAATAATTGCACGAACCGATGTGACATGTTGGAATATCAAATTCAGTCGCTGTCTAAGCAAAGTCTATAGTGACCCTGCACTGCACAGCGACCTGTTGGTCGTTGGATCTGACAGCATTTTTCGATGATTAATGCCAACTAACCACAAATCAGAAGCTACAACTAGATGGCCATGAAAAGAATCGAAGGAAATTTTAGAGGATCACCTAGGTAAAGGCTCACGGCGTCCACGTAGGACCTGTTCCTGACGAGGCCGCGCTCCGGGTCGCGGGAAATGTAGCAGTCGGCGAGCAGGGAGGACTGGATGACGGTCATCCCGGCGAAGAGCACCATGGCGGCCGGGCCCCCGATCCAGCCGAGCTGCGCCACGCTCCACGCCAGCGACAGCACGCCGGAGCCTATCACCGCCGTGATGACGTGCGCCATTGCCGTCCATACCGTTCCTGTTTCGAAACTCCAGAAATCAAATCAAGCTCATCAGCCGGGAGTTTCAGAGATTGGGGGTTATAGCTAGTTGTGTTAcgaacaagaaagaaaagcgATAGAATCTTGTGATTGATTGGCTGGCTCATCGGAAACAGCGACAGCGACGACTTACCAGTTCTTTTGACCGGGTGCTCCTCGGATGAACTGTGTAAGGAGGGCTCTGAGAGCTTCGCGAGGAGCGACTCTGTTTGGCGatcgcttcctcctcctcctgccatGGCTTCTGCTTGATTCTCTTTTCTCCTTCAAGAGAGATTAGGCTAGTGTATGTCAGCGTCACATAATAAATGAAGAATAGAAAGATCCTCTGTTTAGCGAACCCCTTCTACAGTATTATACTAGCATTCTCTTAGTTAGTGTTCAGTTTTCCCCAAAAAGAATATTCAGTTTGGATTGGCACTTAAAAATTGCAAACAACAAAAGTGGGTACGTCAGTCCCAATTGGGAATCCACCACgtcatttccttttttttaccgcAGCCAAACAGGCAGATACAATTATACAAAGATATTTTGTCGTTAGTGCGttaaatattaaaaatatcagatgaaaaatggtaaaaaaacaaaattttgtaaAATTATTACTCCTTTCCATCCATAAAAAGTATTTTGGATCTAGTACAAATTTGGAagtgggagtatatttttcaaTGGAGGAGGATCATCAAGATATACGGCGGGTCCATGCTTGAAGAACAACATGTCGGTTAAAATCCTGGGTGGACATTTGAGCCTGGCTCGCGAGGCCTGCCAGAGCCCGTCTGTCCTTCGGGCCGGGCCAAGCTGCCCAAATGGGTTTGTTTGGCCTTTGAGCCAAGCCAGGTGCGGCCCGGCCCAGACGGCGAGCCAGTGGCCCAAGAAAAATGCAGTGGCCCACAACAGATAAAATCGCATAGGGCACAACTCCCGAGGCGCTAACTCCCACGATTCCGCCTAGTCCACGCGAGTTATGGCAACTCCCAAATCTTAAATCTTCTGATCACGTGGTGCAATCAGTCCATCCATGTTCAAGTCATAAATTTAACATGGATGCTTGTACATCCATGATTTAACCAAAAATAACCAAGATAACGTAATCTCTAACAACGAGGAATGTGATTAGGGGTCATACGCATCAATTATGAGACGTCTTTGGTGATTCGTCAACCTAGCTTAACTCGAAGATGCTCATAGGATGAATGTGCATACGTGCTTGCGAGCGTCTGGATTTATACcgtgtttcaaaaaaaaaagtgatttGTTGATAACTATAACCCCCAAGTTACTGTTGCTAATGTCACAGTGTCACACTGGTGCTTTCATACCTCTGGTTTTTAATCCCTCTGGCCACATGGAAGATGAGTTTTCGTGTACACGAACTGACGATGCAGTCCTTTCTGAAGATGCTAATGCACTTGGACCAACCAAGCTGGTATCAGCAGCCAGCGCAGGTTTAACTGAAACCATACAACGGTCCTCTGCTCTTTTCCAATTTCCACATACTCTtttacaaaataataataattacaCATAcgaagtacggagtacatctTTCTCTCATGCAGAACAGAACCTGATACAAATCAACAAGTTCCTAGTCCTAGGCCCCTAGCTATGTAAAGAATCTTGCACTTTGCTCCGTATACCCACAAATCAACACGTCCCTAGTCGtgcctgtttggttgggcttaaaactgatttatgattttttgacttataagccacaaaaaCGCTTTCTGCTTATAAACAGTTTGGGCAGAGATCGCctgcctagctagcttctcTCCGCCCCAAACACCCCCACGGCGGAGCCAACGGAGGCGAATGCACAAATAAGCAGGCAGCCGGCGCTGAAGGCCTGGATGGCGACCCACGGCCCCGTCCACGGCGCCACCTTGGCCTGCGCGAGGTACATCTGCACGGGGAAGTAGATGGCCAGCGGCCAGTAGGTGAAGGCGCCGATCAGCCCCACCACCTGGTTGAAGTACGGGAACAAAatcgccatcgccgtcgccaCCACCACGTACGCCATGCGGATCCCCAGCCTGAACACGttcacgcgccgccgccgtccaagCAGAGGAAGCTCCACCTCCACGTCGTCCACGGCGCCCAACCGCCGCTCCGCCAGCGCGAACGCCGGCTGCGCGTACATCTGGAGTGAAAACACAAAGTTAGTTGCGTTGAATTCTGATGGATTCGCTAGTTAGTTGCGTGCCTGGTAgccgccgaggaggtggagcaCGACGCAGAGgttggcgaggtcgacgaGCCAGAAGGGCTCGTAGAAGCCGAAGCCGgtgaggaggttcccgggtgttCCGTCGCCGAACGCCGCGTAGCCGAAGCAGCCGCAGCCGAGGTAGAAGAAGGTGGTGACCGCGATGCTGGCCCTCGACGCCGCCTTCATCGTCTCGctctccgccggcggcgacctcagcgTGTCCTCTATCTCTAGCAGCACCAGGGAGTAAGGGTAGGCGAAGGCGATGTCCCCGAGTGCCTGCGCGACGCGCCACACCTTCTGCACCGGGGATACCAGGGTAATGCCTCCGATTCCCCCCTTGATCACTCCATTTTCTGTTAAAAGGGGACTCGTCAGTTGTCACATACTCTCGTATGCCTTATTTGTCTCGATCGATCTGCAAATGTAGCATGTTTAGTTACCGATGACTTTGGCGGCGCCGAGGCCGAAGCCGATGGAGGAGTAGGAGAAGGACATGACGGCGGCAAAGACGGAGAGCCACGCCATGTTGTGGAAGTCCGGTATTTGGGACAGGACCGCCTGCGCGAGGCCGAAGAGGAGCATGTAGTAGCCGTCCCCACCGGCGGTGGCTGAGCACGGCGCACCGTGGCCTTTCCTGTGGTAGCAGTTGGCTTTTTGAATCGCCCTGTGAAATGGAAAGATTGTTACAGGGGagtaattaattgttttggcAAGTGCACAAGCCactttcaaaattcaaaaagtTATTTGGGCAAAATCGTGATTTTTCAGGCCACGCTTTTTCAAATGTTACGTTCAGCCATCTAGAGTTCCAGACTTCCGTATTACGATGAATATAATAACCTGCAATTATGTTTTTGAttttggttttgctattttttaggtgaccgagaaataactatttcttagtcgctGATAAGAAAATGTAGATCTGATGGATAACAAAAATCTTCATTGGATGGCTGTTAGACGACTGAAAAATAGACACTTCCTTTTGATTTTTATTGTTTGTCTagctacattttttttcatgttcgTGCATACATTTCAATACCGGATTACAAAACAAGTTCATGACAGCACATATCAGCAACCACAAATGAGTCCTAAATTCCCAATTAAGTATATATATTGAATGGTAACAAGAGCAATGGTAACAAACCCCTGACATATTCTAAGTGGAGAATAAATTTCATGCACGCACGCAAGGTCCATACATATGGAAATGACTTTGATTTGGATCTTGCTTTGCTTAAGCACTCACCCATCCACTGCATCATTTGTTACTACGTAGACTAAACACCGCTCAACCTTGGTTACATGACAATGACGCCGTTTGCCATTATTTTTCTGTATGACTGCAcatagaaataaataaaatcgTGGTCTACACAAGGCTGACATTGTGAAATTGCTATGTTGGAGTAGTACTACACTATTGTTTACCTCATGCTATTGGCTGAGGTGAGAGTATACACCACGCCGCTCCCAAGCAAGCTGACGCCAATGAAAAACCCGCAGAACATCTGGCTCTTCTCGCCTACAATTAAACTGAAAACGCACTTGAGTGGCATCCAGGGTCAGTGCCAAACTGCCAATATTGTAGAAgcactttttatttttatttttagtcTAAACTAAAGATATCACACGAAACGCGTGATATGATGCATA includes:
- the LOC100831852 gene encoding ADP-ribosylation factor GTPase-activating protein AGD12, whose translation is MSTANQYQHIRVTKPVTGKARKLKDLMLKSDNRICADCGAPEPKWASSNIGVFLCLKCGDVHRALGADVSNVLSVSLDDWSDSDIDAMLEVGGNSYANSIYEAFLPKDHPKPKPDAPMEYRTKFIRAKYETQDFLKPSLRITSKSGFESNSGKSSDSSFSSTSRNHASEDSREFLGQLNITVVKGTQLAVRDMLTSDPYVVLTLGEQKAQTTIKPSDLNPVWNEVLNLSVPRNYGPLKLEVYDHDTFSADDIMGEAEIDLQPMITAAMAFGDPSRRSDMQIGRWFMTKDNALLSDSIVNVVSGKVKQEVHLKLQNVESGDMELELEWVRLD
- the LOC100835028 gene encoding probable amino acid permease 7 isoform X1, with product MAGGGGSDRQTESLLAKLSEPSLHSSSEEHPVKRTGTVWTAMAHVITAVIGSGVLSLAWSVAQLGWIGGPAAMVLFAGMTVIQSSLLADCYISRDPERGLVRNRSYVDAVSLYLGKKSQMFCGFFLGFSLFGSAVVYTLASATSMRAFQKASCYHRQGRGAPPCSAAAEGDGYYIFLFGLAQAVLSQIPDFHNMAWLSVIAAVMSFSYSFIGFSLGAAKVIENGGIKGEIGGIPLASPTQKVWRVAQAIGDIAFAYPYSLVLPVIQDTLRSPPSESETMKTASRASIAITTFFYLGCGCFGYAAFGDDTPGNLLTGFSDHHWLVGLANLCVVLHLLGGYQVYTQPVFALVERRFGGDAYAVDVELPLLGGRRRVNLFRLGFRTAYVAAATAMAVWFPYFNQVVGLIGAFTTWPLDIYFPVQMYLAQANVAPWTGRWFALQAFSATCLLVCAFASVGSAVGVLGLERS
- the LOC100835028 gene encoding probable amino acid permease 7 isoform X2 — its product is MAHVITAVIGSGVLSLAWSVAQLGWIGGPAAMVLFAGMTVIQSSLLADCYISRDPERGLVRNRSYVDAVSLYLGKKSQMFCGFFLGFSLFGSAVVYTLASATSMRAFQKASCYHRQGRGAPPCSAAAEGDGYYIFLFGLAQAVLSQIPDFHNMAWLSVIAAVMSFSYSFIGFSLGAAKVIENGGIKGEIGGIPLASPTQKVWRVAQAIGDIAFAYPYSLVLPVIQDTLRSPPSESETMKTASRASIAITTFFYLGCGCFGYAAFGDDTPGNLLTGFSDHHWLVGLANLCVVLHLLGGYQVYTQPVFALVERRFGGDAYAVDVELPLLGGRRRVNLFRLGFRTAYVAAATAMAVWFPYFNQVVGLIGAFTTWPLDIYFPVQMYLAQANVAPWTGRWFALQAFSATCLLVCAFASVGSAVGVLGLERS
- the LOC100835338 gene encoding probable amino acid permease 7 isoform X1, with translation MKLTCTSLSCWTNNYKEKRSEASRSHARSRRRSADRAAAREALGVVLQFIGGAPGGENWHGMDGDGAHHHGGDRLRRAVAGVERGAAGLGRGPGGHGVLRRGDRRPVLPARRLLHFPRPGPRQRHQEQVLRGRREAPPSLIVGEKSQMFCGFFIGVSLLGSGVVYTLTSANSMRAIQKANCYHRKGHGAPCSATAGGDGYYMLLFGLAQAVLSQIPDFHNMAWLSVFAAVMSFSYSSIGFGLGAAKVIENGVIKGGIGGITLVSPVQKVWRVAQALGDIAFAYPYSLVLLEIEDTLRSPPAESETMKAASRASIAVTTFFYLGCGCFGYAAFGDGTPGNLLTGFGFYEPFWLVDLANLCVVLHLLGGYQMYAQPAFALAERRLGAVDDVEVELPLLGRRRRVNVFRLGIRMAYVVVATAMAILFPYFNQVVGLIGAFTYWPLAIYFPVQMYLAQAKVAPWTGPWVAIQAFSAGCLLICAFASVGSAVGVFGAERS
- the LOC100835338 gene encoding probable amino acid permease 7 isoform X2 is translated as MRGAGDDQQIEPLLEKLSESSYNSSEEHLVERTGTVWTAMAHIITAVIGSGVLSLAWSVAQLGWVGGPAAMVFFAGVTVVQSSLLADCYISRDPDRGSVIRNKSYVDAVKLHLGEKSQMFCGFFIGVSLLGSGVVYTLTSANSMRAIQKANCYHRKGHGAPCSATAGGDGYYMLLFGLAQAVLSQIPDFHNMAWLSVFAAVMSFSYSSIGFGLGAAKVIENGVIKGGIGGITLVSPVQKVWRVAQALGDIAFAYPYSLVLLEIEDTLRSPPAESETMKAASRASIAVTTFFYLGCGCFGYAAFGDGTPGNLLTGFGFYEPFWLVDLANLCVVLHLLGGYQMYAQPAFALAERRLGAVDDVEVELPLLGRRRRVNVFRLGIRMAYVVVATAMAILFPYFNQVVGLIGAFTYWPLAIYFPVQMYLAQAKVAPWTGPWVAIQAFSAGCLLICAFASVGSAVGVFGAERS